ACGCCGTCTTCGACCTGGCCGGCGGGGCGGCGCTGCGCACCGTCGCCGAGCTGGTCGAGGACCGGACGAAGCTGCTGTCGGTGGCCGACAAGCCGCTGGCCGCCGAGCTCGGTGGCCGGACGGTCGTGCGGGACCGCAGCACCGCCGTCCTCGCCGAGCTGGCGAGACTGGTCCTCGCGGGCGAGCTGGACCCGTTGGTCAAGCAGGTCCGGCCGCTCGACGAAGCCGGTGCGGCGCTCGCCGAGGTCGAGCGCGGGCACGCGGCGGGCAAGATCGTCCTCGTTCCGTGAAAAGACCTGACACCGCCGGACCGGATCTGATCTCATGCGGATATGACTGAGGTTCCGTTCTTCCACGACGTCGAGCCGGTCCGGCGCGTCCGCGACGAAGTGATGGACGTCCACTACCCCGACGATTCGCACGCCGGGCCCCGTCCGGCGGTGATCTTCGTGCACGGCGGACCGGTGCCGGAGGACATGGAACCCCGTCCGCGCGACTGGGAGGGCTTCATCCGCTACGGCGCCCTGGTCGCGGCGTCCGGGCTGGTCGGGATCACCTTCAACCACCGCCTGCACTCCGACGAGCTCTACCCGGAGGCCTCCGACGACGTGGCCGCGGTGGTCGAGCGGGTCCGGGAGCTGGAGGCGGTCGACAGCGACCGCATCGCGCTGTGGTTCTTCTCCGGCGGCGGCCCGATCGGCGCGGCATGGCTGCGCGCCGCGCCGTCCTGGCTCCGCGCGGTCGGGTTCACCTACCCGGTGCTCGCCCCGCCGCCGGACTGGCCGGGGGACAAGCCGCGCTTCAACACCGTCGAGGCGGTCTCCGAGCACCCCGAGCTGCCGAAGCTGCTGGTGCGGGTCGGCAAGGACTTCGAGTTCTTCGTGCCCAGCCAGGACGCGTTCGTGCAGGAGGCCCGCAACGCCGGTGCCGATCTGGAAGTCATCGAGATCCCGCACGCCGAGCACGGTTTCGAGGACCACGGCGCCGATCCCGAAGCCCGCGAGGCCGTCGACCGCGCGGTGAGCTGGTTCGTGAAGAAGCTGGCCGGGTGATCACCGCTCGTCAGTGCTCTCCGGTGAGTCCACCGGGGAGGGGTGCGCCCGCAGCGAGCCCGGGTGGGCCTTAGCGGTCGGGTCGCGGTGGGTCTTGATCAGGCTCGCCACGGTCACGACCGCCAGCACCGCGATGATCACGAGCAGGCTGATCGACGTCGGGATCTCCGGGACGCGCTCGTCGATGTCCACGTGCGCCCAGTGCAGGATCAGCTTGACGCCGATGAACACCAGGATCAGCGCCAGCCCGGTCGAGAGGTAGACCAGGCGCTCCAGCAGGCCCTTGACGAGGAAGAACAGCGCGCGCAGGCCGAGCAGGGCGAAGGCGTTGGCGGTGAAGACGATGTAGGCCTCGGAGGTCACGCCGAACACCGCCGGGATCGAGTCCAGCGCGAACAGCAGGTCCACGCTGCCGATCGCGATCAGCACGATGAACATCGGGGTGACCATCCGCCGCCCGTCGACGCGGGTGGTCAGCTTGCCGCCGACGTACTCGCCGGACACCGGCAGGACCCGGCGCGCGGCGTTGACCACGGCGTTGTTCTCGACGTCGGGGTCCTCGTCGCGGTGCCGGAACAGCTGCACCGCGGTGTAGATCAGCAACAGGCCGAAGACCAGGAACATCACGGAGAACAGCGACAGCAGCGTCGCACCGATCGCGATGAAGATCGCGCGCATGATCAGCGCGAGCACGATGCCGAAGGTCAGCACCTTGTGCTGGTGCTCCTCCGGCACCGCGAAGGTGGTCATGATGATCACGAAGACGAACAGGTTGTCGACCGAGAGGCTCTTCTCGACGAGGTAGCCGGCGAAGTACTCGGTGCCGAACTGCCCGCCGTACTCCATCGAGAACCAGATGCCGAAGAGGATCGCCACCAGCACGTAGCCCACCGACCACGCGGTCGCCTCGGCGAAGCCCACCCGGTGCGGGCGCAGCCACGCCATGACCAGGTCGACGGCCAGCAGCGCGATGATCAGTGCGACGGTGAGCACCCAGGTCAGCGCGGTGATTTCGAGCACGGCCCCTCCGCTGGCGTTCGGGTGTTGTCGATCTGTCGGCGATCAGCGTAAGCACGGACCTCGCGCCCCGCTCGTCGACCGCACGATGGCCGCAGGCTACCGGATCATCGCCGATTTGTCCGGTTGGTCGTGATCAGTCCCTTGTGGACGAATGTGCTGGCCGGAGCTCGCGGTCAGGGTGAAGCCGGTGAGCAGCTGGCCGCGAGCGGTAACAGGACCACCAGCTCAGATCGGGGCGAAGACCACGGCGAGCTGGCCCAGTCCCGCGATCAGCGCGATGCGCTGCCAGCGGCCGGTGAGCGGGTCGTCGCGCTCCCAGGCGGTAGCGAATCTAATAGTCGCGAACACCGCGACGACCAGCCCGATCGCCGACACGATGCGCACCGGCGCGGCGAGATCGCTCAGCGTCGCGGTGAGCGCCACCACCGGCATCCCGCCGAACACCACGGCACCGGCCTGCTCGTGCCGCGCATGGCCCTTGGAATACGCCTCCGGAGTGGTGTCCGGCGTGCCGGGCGGGTAGCCGCGCATCTGGTCCAGATTCCCGACGCGACGAGAGCGATGCCGAGCACCGCGATCCCCAGCGCCAGCATCGGCGCGGCACTCCAGACCCCGAGTGCTCCGACGGTGATGCAGAGCCCGCTGATCAGGAAGTTCGCCGTCTGCAGCCAACCGCGCGGGCCGAGGGCCAGCGCGCTCACCGGGTGCCGCCGGGGCCGGTAGCCCGGTCGCGTCCAGCCGTCGATGCCGAACACGACCAGGAAACCGACGCACGCCGCGGCACCCAGCGCGGTCAGCGGTCCCACCGGAACAGCAGCGCGGAGGCGGTGGTGCCGAGCACTGC
This portion of the Saccharopolyspora antimicrobica genome encodes:
- a CDS encoding alpha/beta hydrolase codes for the protein MTEVPFFHDVEPVRRVRDEVMDVHYPDDSHAGPRPAVIFVHGGPVPEDMEPRPRDWEGFIRYGALVAASGLVGITFNHRLHSDELYPEASDDVAAVVERVRELEAVDSDRIALWFFSGGGPIGAAWLRAAPSWLRAVGFTYPVLAPPPDWPGDKPRFNTVEAVSEHPELPKLLVRVGKDFEFFVPSQDAFVQEARNAGADLEVIEIPHAEHGFEDHGADPEAREAVDRAVSWFVKKLAG
- a CDS encoding TerC family protein, translated to MLEITALTWVLTVALIIALLAVDLVMAWLRPHRVGFAEATAWSVGYVLVAILFGIWFSMEYGGQFGTEYFAGYLVEKSLSVDNLFVFVIIMTTFAVPEEHQHKVLTFGIVLALIMRAIFIAIGATLLSLFSVMFLVFGLLLIYTAVQLFRHRDEDPDVENNAVVNAARRVLPVSGEYVGGKLTTRVDGRRMVTPMFIVLIAIGSVDLLFALDSIPAVFGVTSEAYIVFTANAFALLGLRALFFLVKGLLERLVYLSTGLALILVFIGVKLILHWAHVDIDERVPEIPTSISLLVIIAVLAVVTVASLIKTHRDPTAKAHPGSLRAHPSPVDSPESTDER
- a CDS encoding DUF998 domain-containing protein, encoding MRGYPPGTPDTTPEAYSKGHARHEQAGAVVFGGMPVVALTATLSDLAAPVRIVSAIGLVVAVFATIRFATAWERDDPLTGRWQRIALIAGLGQLAVVFAPI